A stretch of the Hyalangium minutum genome encodes the following:
- a CDS encoding tetratricopeptide repeat protein produces MMARCLVIGLTVALLGAAQPSAPAEAAFLKGEKALAANKLDDAAAAYRKALDATPNWAPAINGLGSVLFKKGQSVEAIALFKSATEADPDFKLAWFNLGYAARKSGDFATAARAYERYTQLDSNDPDGFYGLGESYRQLGEPAKAITAYETYVSREKRPSEQKWVEKAREQVTALRAQTAAPAAAPPAAPAPAVAVVATPAPAASPAAGPAVAPAPLIPASQLNRNLSITRARDGDALMKERRYREATFAYLDAVHADPFNTEALFKLGNALAVLGYYAQAVEYWSRAAGSTQDAAIRQSALDNVAKAQGRIAQQGGSPQAQGVAPGFGPLADTTRTQARGAYEQGVQRIQARDYAGALQSLTQAIQLEPTLAVAFIARGSAYIGLRRYAEAAVDYEYALRLAPDMASPLYGLGESYRMLGRSAEARASYERYATSTAKDVRPELQAEARQNAERLR; encoded by the coding sequence ATGATGGCCCGTTGCCTCGTCATCGGTCTCACGGTCGCGCTCCTGGGCGCGGCACAACCGTCGGCTCCGGCCGAGGCGGCCTTCCTGAAGGGGGAGAAGGCGCTCGCGGCGAACAAGCTGGACGATGCAGCGGCGGCCTACCGCAAGGCGTTGGATGCGACGCCCAACTGGGCACCGGCGATCAACGGCCTGGGCAGCGTGCTCTTCAAGAAGGGCCAGTCGGTGGAGGCCATCGCGCTCTTCAAGTCCGCGACCGAGGCGGATCCGGACTTCAAGCTGGCGTGGTTCAACCTGGGCTACGCGGCGCGCAAGTCCGGGGACTTCGCCACGGCGGCGCGGGCCTACGAGCGCTACACGCAGCTGGATTCGAATGATCCGGATGGCTTCTACGGGCTGGGGGAGAGCTACCGTCAACTGGGCGAGCCCGCCAAGGCGATCACCGCCTACGAGACCTATGTCTCGCGCGAGAAGCGCCCCAGCGAGCAGAAGTGGGTGGAGAAGGCGCGCGAGCAGGTAACGGCCCTGCGCGCCCAGACCGCGGCCCCTGCTGCGGCTCCTCCTGCGGCTCCGGCCCCTGCTGTGGCGGTGGTGGCCACTCCGGCGCCCGCGGCCTCCCCTGCGGCGGGCCCGGCCGTTGCTCCCGCCCCCCTCATCCCAGCCAGTCAGCTGAACCGGAACCTCTCCATCACCCGGGCGCGTGATGGCGATGCGCTGATGAAGGAGCGCCGGTACCGCGAAGCGACCTTTGCCTACTTGGACGCGGTGCACGCGGATCCGTTCAACACGGAGGCGCTCTTCAAACTGGGGAACGCACTGGCGGTGCTGGGCTACTACGCTCAAGCCGTGGAGTACTGGAGCCGTGCGGCGGGCTCCACCCAGGACGCGGCCATCCGCCAGAGCGCGCTGGACAACGTGGCCAAGGCGCAGGGGCGAATCGCGCAGCAGGGGGGCTCTCCGCAGGCACAGGGCGTGGCTCCCGGCTTCGGGCCGCTGGCGGACACGACGCGCACCCAGGCGCGCGGGGCCTACGAGCAGGGAGTTCAGCGCATCCAGGCGCGGGACTATGCGGGAGCGCTGCAGAGCCTCACGCAGGCCATCCAGTTGGAGCCGACGCTGGCGGTGGCCTTCATCGCGCGTGGGAGTGCCTACATTGGCCTGCGCCGGTACGCAGAGGCGGCGGTGGACTACGAGTACGCACTTCGTCTGGCACCGGACATGGCCTCACCGCTGTATGGGCTGGGGGAGAGCTACCGGATGCTCGGGCGGAGCGCGGAGGCGCGCGCCAGCTACGAGCGTTATGCCACCTCGACGGCCAAAGACGTGCGGCCCGAACTCCAGGCCGAGGCACGGCAGAACGCCGAGCGCCTGCGCTGA
- a CDS encoding FHA domain-containing protein — MHFEFEHLGTATPFELTDGQHLLGGGPNDHVRLEALPPSFLKLTIEGSRLTVGTSQTFTVNGVLVPPGVPRLVLPGEVVGLPEDMRLKILDSSKGGSRGMGTVAVLKHLLTDGDGLVRSRAATLTCLTGLDVGRTFPLAEEKTDIGRGAQMTFRLRDRTVSRSHGRVLRQGAQFTLVALNSPNGVYLNGRRVQGSELLSDGDVIEMGKTLLRFQAAVEEPPPASEPSADSEPAPLPAELSDMSPPPMAETAHQPSLTEWWLIGLGVASAVAGVLVTYALVG, encoded by the coding sequence ATGCACTTCGAATTCGAGCACTTGGGAACGGCCACTCCGTTCGAGCTGACCGACGGCCAGCACCTGCTGGGAGGAGGCCCCAACGACCATGTCCGGCTGGAGGCACTGCCTCCCAGCTTCCTCAAGCTGACCATTGAGGGCTCTCGCCTGACAGTGGGGACCTCGCAGACCTTCACCGTGAATGGCGTGCTCGTTCCGCCGGGAGTGCCTCGGCTGGTGCTCCCCGGCGAAGTGGTGGGGTTGCCCGAGGACATGCGCCTGAAGATCCTCGACTCCTCGAAAGGAGGCTCTCGGGGAATGGGCACTGTGGCCGTGCTCAAGCACCTGCTCACCGATGGTGATGGCCTGGTCCGCTCTCGCGCCGCCACCCTCACCTGCCTCACGGGCCTGGATGTGGGCCGCACCTTTCCTTTGGCCGAAGAGAAGACCGACATCGGCCGCGGAGCCCAGATGACCTTCCGCTTGAGAGACCGAACCGTCTCGCGCTCTCATGGCCGCGTCTTACGTCAGGGCGCTCAGTTCACCCTCGTGGCCCTGAACAGTCCCAATGGCGTGTACCTCAACGGCCGCCGTGTACAGGGATCCGAGCTGCTCTCGGATGGGGACGTCATTGAGATGGGGAAGACGCTCCTGCGCTTCCAGGCCGCCGTGGAAGAGCCGCCTCCAGCCTCCGAGCCCTCTGCAGACTCTGAGCCCGCTCCGCTGCCCGCCGAGCTTTCAGACATGTCCCCACCGCCCATGGCTGAGACCGCCCATCAGCCGTCACTGACCGAGTGGTGGCTCATCGGCCTGGGCGTGGCGTCAGCCGTGGCTGGAGTGCTCGTGACGTATGCGCTGGTAGGGTGA
- a CDS encoding carbohydrate-binding family 9-like protein, giving the protein MGLPRPFVLPLLTLSMLLLVACRDEQAGPRPRTQKMPTVEQLQPRTLDTVPGDLTFRSGATFAGGAIVYLGSRVTPAQATPGQQVTLSHYFQAARQVPPGYGFFVHIIDPSTGQMLINADHEFQNGLAPLGTWPVGKIIEDTHAIQLPQAAARVVLGFWRDDQRLPVDDPRAQDGQNRMIGPELGGKAPELPEYKAPRAQKPPVIDGVLDDEAWKSAPVAVLQGSFDGRPVVLRTEARLTYDDANLYVSFDAEDPDIWGTLLKRDEPIYEQEVVEIFLDANANGRTYNELQVSPHNVIFDAYFPARRQGMDTGWDSGMKTAVKVKGTIDDPSDRDERWTVELQIPFARLAEVPNVPPKKGDRWRFNLYRLEHLGRTNVEGQSFSPVFVGDFHALPRFGWLTFD; this is encoded by the coding sequence ATGGGCCTCCCCCGACCGTTCGTCCTTCCCCTGCTGACGTTATCGATGCTCCTCCTCGTGGCCTGCCGGGATGAGCAGGCGGGCCCGCGCCCGCGCACCCAGAAGATGCCCACCGTCGAGCAACTGCAGCCTCGCACCCTGGACACTGTGCCGGGGGACCTCACGTTCCGCAGTGGGGCCACGTTTGCCGGCGGGGCGATCGTCTACTTGGGCTCTCGGGTAACCCCGGCCCAGGCCACACCCGGCCAGCAGGTGACGCTGTCGCACTACTTCCAGGCGGCGCGCCAGGTTCCACCCGGATATGGCTTCTTCGTCCACATCATTGATCCGTCCACCGGGCAGATGCTGATCAACGCGGACCACGAGTTCCAGAATGGCCTGGCGCCGCTCGGCACGTGGCCGGTGGGCAAGATCATCGAGGACACGCATGCCATCCAGCTGCCGCAAGCCGCCGCGCGGGTAGTGCTTGGATTCTGGCGCGACGACCAGCGCCTGCCGGTGGACGACCCGAGGGCTCAGGATGGGCAGAACCGCATGATCGGGCCGGAGCTGGGCGGCAAGGCGCCAGAGCTCCCCGAGTACAAAGCCCCTCGAGCCCAGAAGCCGCCGGTCATCGACGGGGTGCTGGACGACGAGGCGTGGAAGTCGGCCCCTGTGGCGGTCTTGCAGGGCAGCTTTGACGGCCGTCCCGTGGTTCTGCGCACCGAGGCTCGGCTGACCTATGACGATGCGAACCTCTACGTCTCTTTCGACGCGGAGGATCCGGACATCTGGGGCACGCTGCTCAAGCGGGACGAGCCCATCTACGAGCAGGAGGTGGTGGAGATCTTCCTCGACGCCAACGCGAACGGGAGGACCTACAACGAACTCCAGGTGTCACCGCACAACGTCATCTTCGACGCGTACTTCCCGGCCCGGAGGCAGGGAATGGACACGGGCTGGGACTCGGGGATGAAGACGGCGGTGAAGGTGAAGGGGACGATCGACGACCCCTCCGATCGGGACGAGCGCTGGACGGTGGAGCTGCAGATCCCCTTCGCGCGGCTGGCGGAGGTGCCGAACGTGCCGCCCAAGAAGGGCGACCGCTGGCGCTTCAACCTGTACCGGCTGGAGCACCTGGGGCGCACCAACGTCGAGGGCCAATCCTTCTCCCCGGTCTTCGTGGGAGACTTCCACGCGCTGCCGCGCTTCGGCTGGCTGACCTTCGACTAG
- a CDS encoding PH domain-containing protein — protein MDGRNSEAAGRQVFRPRRVLAALMAAAGLLWVMVLVYLLSFEGVPLKTFLAVIFFVVFFGVSVMYYARTRIVVDAGGITYRGMVRTKRFSFKEIRKVDVLPGPVTVYAIRDTGGGLVHFTSFFTHHQRLAALLVERAGLRPV, from the coding sequence ATGGACGGGCGTAATTCCGAAGCTGCGGGCCGGCAGGTGTTTCGTCCTCGGCGTGTGCTCGCGGCGCTGATGGCGGCTGCGGGGCTGCTGTGGGTGATGGTGTTGGTGTACCTGCTGAGCTTCGAGGGCGTCCCGCTCAAGACATTTCTGGCGGTGATCTTCTTCGTCGTCTTCTTCGGTGTGTCGGTGATGTACTACGCCCGGACGCGGATCGTGGTGGACGCGGGAGGCATCACCTACCGGGGCATGGTGCGCACGAAGCGCTTCTCCTTCAAGGAGATCCGCAAGGTGGACGTGCTGCCGGGTCCAGTCACGGTGTACGCCATCCGGGACACGGGTGGTGGCCTGGTGCACTTCACGAGCTTCTTCACGCACCACCAGCGGCTCGCGGCGCTGCTCGTGGAGCGAGCGGGTCTCAGGCCGGTCTGA